TGCTCACTGCTGAAAATACAGCTTTTGTTGATGTGTTCAGTGGTCAATTAGGCTAATTATAAAAAAACTATTTCAGAACAAATCCTTCACAATCTTGAGGCATGGGCGTGCCTACTTAGGCTGAATCTTGCCTAATTATAGGCTAACTAAATTAATTAAATATTATAGGGATGACTTCAAATAACATTTAATTATTTTGAATTAACACTTAAATGTGAGGCGGGAAAGAAATCACATTTGTCTTTTAGCTAGGTGACTGACAATGCGTCACGCGactaaagtatgaaataaaatagGCAGATGTTGGCTATTAACGTTCCATTGAAACAATGGGACTTGAACTGAAACAGGCTATCGAAATGCTACTCGACAGGTTAGCAATGAGACGATTATAAATGAAATTGAACACGTTAAAATGGTACGAATGGAAGACAAGTAGGCTATAGATAACAAATTGAAAATGCCTCTCTTACGGAAATGGGCTTTCAGCTTTATGTGTATGAAGATTATTctagtaaaaaatattttatcgATAAACAGTTTAGAATCAAATCAGATATTTTAGGTAGGCCTATAGCTACCTAAACCACAAAGCCAAGGCATTTAATTTAATGTCGTTAATTTACCATAACTCTTTGGCAGGTCATCTTTTCATTGGGTTAAAATCCATGGTGCGCATGCACTAGACATCCCGTGCATTTTCCAAGTTTCGCTTTGTCTGTGGGTTAGAATTAGGCTATTCAACCACCCCAAAATACATATAGCCTACATAGATATGTCAAcgttaaaaaataaaagctACAGACCAAATGAACTCTCTGGCGGACGCAAAACCCCAAGAAGCCAAGCCTACTCTCTGAGATGCATTTCACaaaacaaatttaaaaaaaataagtgtaaaatgtttttatttagatGTTTTTATACTGTGCAACAGTAACAATACAATAGTTGTCCATACAATCGAGCGATACAAATACGAAGGACACGGGAGACATCAAAACATTTGTCATAGAGCGTGAAATGGGGGGTGAGGTTGGTGGATTTAGAAGAGCAAACCATTCTCTGGAGCTAGAGAACATATGACGCAATCACTGATTTAATTTGCATCGCTATGTACATTATGAGCGTTTACACCTGCCAGTTTGCTTGGTGATCAGTATCAAAGATATAGGCCTACGAATCAATGATAGCCTACTCAATTCGTTTCCACGGCagctacaaaaaaaagaaaaaacgtttCAAGTAGCCTAGGCTAATTAAAGCGCTGTACATAAATAAACCAAACAGCTCCTTATCTCTACCAATCCCAAACACTGTCCCAAAATGTACGATTCTTGTTCCATATGAATCCCATTATGGCCGCTCTTATTTTTCTTCAAGACCGCGTCGCGTTGCCAAGTGACAGAACTGAACTGGAGAGGAAACCAACCGTTTCAGACATCTCTAGGAATAAACAGTTCATGACCATGCTTAAACTGATTGACAATAGGTTGGAAAACACGCTTAAAATAGTCAACACATTTGTTTGAATAAATCATtaaaagtaaagaaaaaaatatatataaaggctaTCTTCAGTCACATCTGTAAAATAAAAATGCAGCTTTCAGGATACTAAACGCTGGCCATTATATCCAACAGTCTCCCAACGCTGTCACACTGCCAGCTTCGTCTTCATCACAAAACCTCAACCTGTTCCTATTGAAATGATCCACTTCCACTACGTTAAACTTACACATTTCATTATATTCATAAAcaacaacagtaataaaaaagaGAGCGTCTACGACAATGGAACTACGTTGGCATGGAAACGGTGGCTGAACGTTCTGGCGttggctggagagggggggggggtcataggTCAGGGGCCGGGTTCCGAGAGAGGGTCATCCGGAGGAGGTGGACGATCCGTTGATCGAGGCCTTGCGAGGTTTGCCGCTGAAGGTGTGCGGCCGGCCCTGGGTAGAGGTGGAGGCCCCGTTGAGGGCTCCGGGGCCGAGGGGGAAGCCTGTGTGAGGGGACTGcaggggggtgctggggctggggagggaggaggaggtggaggggacgtCGGCAGGGCTGCTGGCCTTGTCGCTGGCCGAGTCGCTCTCGGGCCCCGAGCGGCCGGCCTGCTGACTCAGCTTCATCTTCTTACAGCTGGGCCGCACGCGGTACTGGAGTGGCAGCGGCCCGTTCTGGAACGCAGAGGGCTGGATGATCATGCAGGGGCATAGGCTTGGTTTCATATGTGGGTGGGACAGATTTTTAGATGTATACTGAggatgtgttgggggggggacagatttGCCTGTATGTATAATGAAACACACGCGCCTGTAATCATGTAATGTATTATGATGAATTTCATTTAGAATGAGCTCCCAGGGTGGatctgaacctgcaacctcttgatcagcAGTCAGACGCTCTATCACTGAGCTATACCAATCCCAATCCccatgctctaaccactaagcttcACCCATCCCCACTACACTGGCGTTGTGTGGATATcatgtataaaaataaattgtaCTTTAATCACATGCTGCATAAGACACAATGATTTTTGGAGAAACAACAGTAGCtatatatttacaaatgaaaccAAACGTTTAGACTGCAGAATAACCTTGTCCTGAAAGGAAGCAAATATATTTTTAGAATCTCAATTTCTTTTATAAAGCAGTAGCTTACCCGTCTCCACGTGTAGATGTAAGCTATGTCCATTAATGTGTAGTAATCTTTCAGTGGCTCATCTTCGTACATCACTTCAACCTTCAGAAGCAAAACAAGACATGATGTTGAGGACCAAAAGCACAACTAGGATTCTGATTCCAAAAGGAGGTGAAGCTAAGAGTattgagccacacacacacgcacacgcacgcacacagtgtCTTCTACCTGGTAGTTGCTGGGAATGTCCATCTTACTGCGCAGGAACTTCCTCAGGTGCATCACCGTCATGGCTGCCGGACACTGCAGGTACCGCTTGTGATTGGGCTAAACGAAACATCATCATTATCACCCATATGgatacaaaaatgttttttagaAACAATGCTTCTCTTCAGTGTTTATATATTAATAAGTAGATAAACTGCCAGGCAGGAGAAGAAATATTGAGGTCGTTGGTCCACTGCGATCATGCTAAGAACATACATGTGCTTTAACTGTCAAGCTAAGAACATGTGCTTTAACTGTGTAAATTCATATTTTTAACCAGAGGACAGGAGCATGCAGTGAGTTGCCATGGTTTCCACATGACCAGCCCAGACCAGGCGTACCTGTTCTTTAGGATTCTTGTCCTCCGTCACCAGGGTGTGCTTAACCCTTCACAGACGACACACACCAGGGAAATCATAGTGTGTTAATATCattcaataataatatataacagAACATTTAGTTGCAATACTGGATAGTGTTAAATAACTATGTGTGCCTTCTAACAAAAATTTAAGCACTATGAACAACATTTATTAAATATGTCCTAACTGATAAATTTTTTACTGATATTAAGCTTATAAATTATACAGTAAAATAGTTATAAATTAAATAATTCagatttatttttcataatCAGCCTACGATATAATTACAAACTTTATTGTCTCAAAGTGCATCGATATCAGTAACCTAGTTATTCAAGTGTTACACATAGAAACCACTACAAAAAAACTGATAGGAAGAAATTTAAATCCTTGTCACTGAGGACAGATGGACATGATGAGCATGTTTTACTTGTTCTGGTCATAGAACTCGATGGAGAGGCTGATGATCTCGTCGTCTGTGATGATTCTCTTATCCTCATCAGCCACCTCGCCCCTATCCTCGTTCGACCCGTTTGtagctgagagggagagagagaacgaaagagaaagagggaggaagacagcattagaaagagaaagagaaaaagagcaaaaagacagaaaaaggagAAGAAACACAGGTATGAACATCCTGCAGTTTTCCAAAAAGTTGCATCACGAGacagctctgtcttgtgacagACTACACCCACAAAATGTATGCAGTGAAAACATGAGGGTGTTTATCGTTGCACTGTGCTGTTAAATAAAGACATGTCCTTGACTCTAACCACCTAAATGCTGATACAACTACACACTTCTGAGGCTTGATATCTGCTGTACTTTAATGTACCATTTCTgtgtgtcgctctggataaaactGCCTGCTGAATGAGTCAAATGTGAAATCTAATAAAAGTACGCTGGAGGGTAAATGTCTAATCTGAACATTATTTGTCATCCACAGACTAAGTATAAACCGTACAAATTATTAGTAATTTATTTGATAATAACATGAACAGAAACTTTTCTGCAtggagaaaaataaaataagctGTTGTAAGACGAACCATCTACAGCTGGATGCTCTGCATAgaaatctctcctcctcttcatctcatcTGGAGAGAAAAATATTAGGTCTCaagtcatttttttttatattctctCAGATATTGTTGCATTAATAATAAAGATTGCTTATTACCTAAAGAATTCCACTCCATTCCATGCAAATAACCTCATTCTCTCATATATTTGTTAAATGACATCACATTCATATAGTTATTTGTTTATAGAAAAATTATTCATACATAAGTGtcattttaaatcaaaataattTGGTTTCTGAATCCATGGGATATTACTTTAAGGATGTtaagaaatgtatttttttgtgaactaaaaccacaaaaacaaagtaacagAACAACTTCCATTCAGAACACAGAAAGTGAGACCTCAAGCAACAGTATACTGATCTTACAGAACACAGAAAGTGAGACCAACAGTAAACTGATCTTACTTTTGAAGAGACCAGGAACCAGCTTGTAAACTATGTCTTGAAGAGTTTTGTCAGACCTTAAAAGAAAGGAACAGTTTCACGAATTGTGTGGATTATCAGACTATCACCATCTTTAGTCGGTGTGAAGAATAAAAACTATATTTTAACAAGTAATAATCTCCTAGCCAAGAATAATATTTTTGTAACTTCATCCAAATAGGAAGATGGTGGACACTGATCAAGTGAAAAACATCTGAGGGATTTCCTCCGGTGTGGTAATTAC
Above is a genomic segment from Osmerus mordax isolate fOsmMor3 chromosome 15, fOsmMor3.pri, whole genome shotgun sequence containing:
- the bmi1a gene encoding polycomb complex protein BMI-1-A isoform X2, with translation MTMHRTTRIKITELNPHLMCVLCGGYFIDATTIIECLHSFCKMCIVRYLETSKYCPICDVQVHKTKPLLHIRSDKTLQDIVYKLVPGLFKNEMKRRRDFYAEHPAVDATNGSNEDRGEVADEDKRIITDDEIISLSIEFYDQNKVKHTLVTEDKNPKEQPNHKRYLQCPAAMTVMHLRKFLRSKMDIPSNYQVEVMYEDEPLKDYYTLMDIAYIYTWRRNGPLPLQYRVRPSCKKMKLSQQAGRSGPESDSASDKASSPADVPSTSSSLPSPSTPLQSPHTGFPLGPGALNGASTSTQGRPHTFSGKPRKASINGSSTSSG
- the bmi1a gene encoding polycomb complex protein BMI-1-A isoform X1; its protein translation is MTMHRTTRIKITELNPHLMCVLCGGYFIDATTIIECLHSFCKMCIVRYLETSKYCPICDVQVHKTKPLLHIRSDKTLQDIVYKLVPGLFKNEMKRRRDFYAEHPAVDATNGSNEDRGEVADEDKRIITDDEIISLSIEFYDQNKVKHTLVTEDKNPKEQPNHKRYLQCPAAMTVMHLRKFLRSKMDIPSNYQVEVMYEDEPLKDYYTLMDIAYIYTWRRPSAFQNGPLPLQYRVRPSCKKMKLSQQAGRSGPESDSASDKASSPADVPSTSSSLPSPSTPLQSPHTGFPLGPGALNGASTSTQGRPHTFSGKPRKASINGSSTSSG